The Microcoleus sp. bin38.metabat.b11b12b14.051 genome segment TGCCTTACCCGCAATCTTAGCAGCAATCTTAGCCGCCAGACTGGATAAAATCTTGTGGTTTTGCGCCGCCGTTATATTAATTTTAAGCTGCAAAGCCGTCCTATCTTTGACAGTTGTGATGATGGGCGTTTGGCTATTTTTATTTGAAAAAACGCGCAGGTGCGGACTCATAGCTATCTTTTTCGGCGCGGCTTGGTTTTTGATAGCAACTCAAGCCATTGTACCCTACTTTAATCAAGGCAAGCAACACGCAGGTGTCGGGCGATATCAATATTTGGGAAACTCAGTTTTGGAAATTGCGATTAATTTAATTATCAAGCCGCATCTAGTCGCGGGGCGGCTGATTTCAGCAGATACCTTGGGATATTTAATTTTGTTATTTTTGCCTGCAATCTGGTGGCTTTCCCCGCGCCACCTGTCGCCGTTAATTGGAGCTTTACCCATGCTATTGATGAACATTCTTTCTGATATTGAAGCTCAGCGAGATTTGATTCACCAGTATTCTGTGCCGATATTTCCTTTCTTGTTAATTGCTGTAATTTCTACGATAGCAGACAGACAGAAAAGAGGCAGTATTTTTTGGAAAAATGTTGGAAAGTATCTGTGGAACCACCGCAATTCGATGCGGCAAATTTGGCAGCGAGTATCGAAACGTATTTCTCTTAAATCTGTTAAACATATCTGGAGTCACCGCCTTTTGATTCGCCGGACTTGGAAGGGTGGAAAATTGCTGTTTGCCAATTCTTTACTAGCCAAGTTGTTGATATTGTGGTCGCTATTAACTTTTTTAGTTTTGGCAAAATACGGCTATTTATGGACAACTTATTTAGGGTATCTGGATACTTGGCAAGCGACACGACAGGCAATTAATCTTGTACAAACTAAAGGCAATGTCTTAACTGATAATTCCCTAGCACCTCATCTCGCTCACCGTTCAACAATTAAATTGCTGCATCAAGTTGCCAACGGGCAAAGTTTGAACGAATTTGAGTATGTCTTGCTCAATTTGCGCCATCCTTGGCACGATACTGCTGATACTGCTGCTAGCGTCGCTGCTCAACTCAAACAATCTCCTTTGTTTAAAATCAGTTACCAACAAGATGATGTTTGGTTGTTTGAAAAACTGTAAATAAGTAGGTATGAATGAATAAATTAAATCATTTTACAGAACTCAAATATCAGCCTACAATTTGGAAAATTGCCCTTTTTGCATTAATATTTTTCCTGTGCAGCAGCGCACGCCACGCCCTGCTTGAATCCAACGCCTTTGAACTCGGAATATACGATCAAGTAGCGTATCTAATCAGCCAAGGACAAACGCCGTTTTCCTCATTTCTCGAAATTCACCACATGGGAAATCACGCCGCTGGGGTGATGTATCCCGTGGCTTTGCTTTACAAAATATATCCCCACGTTCATTGGCTGTTGTTAGTGCAAGCAGTGGCTCTAACATCAGGTGCTTTGCCTGTTTGGAGTTTGGCGCTTCAAGCCGGATTAAATAATAGCATATCTCGGGCGATCGCCCTGATGTACCTCCTGTATCCATTAGTCTTCAATGTCAACCTCTTCGACTTCCACCCAGAAGTAATTGCTTTACCCGCACTACTAGCAGCAATCTTAGCCGCCAGACTGAATCAAACCCTGTGGTTTTGTGCTGCGATCATCTTAGTTTTGAGCTGCAAAGCCGTGCTATCTTTAACTGTGGCGGCGATGGGATTGTGGCTCTTGTGTTTTGACAAAAAACGCAATTGCGGACTCATAGCCTTATTTCTCGGCGCGGGTTGGTTCCTACTAGCTACTCAGGCTGTGATACCGTATTTCAATCAAGGAAGAGAACACGCGGGAATCGGGCGCTATGGTTATTTAGGTCATTCAGTTTTAGAAATAGCTGTTAATTTAATTTTGAAACCCCATCTAATTTTAGGGCGCGTGTTTTCTGGTGATACTTTTGAATATATAGGCTTATTGTTATTGCCTGTCATTTGGTGGATTTCGCCACGGCATCTGACACCTTTAATTAGTGCGGTGCCGATGTTAACGATGAATATACTTTCCGATATCCCGGCTCAGCGAGATTTGATTCATCAATATTCTATTCCAATATTACCGTTTTTGTTGGTTGCCGTAATTGCCAGTTTAGCAGATAGGAATCAGCACAAAACGAGCGCAATATTTGAAAAATTGCCAATTCCCGATTATCAATTGCCCAAAGTAATTGTAATTTGGTCGCTGATTGGCTTCTTAGCTTTAGCAAAATACGGCTATTTTTGGACTATTTATTTAGATTCCCTAGACACTTTACCCGCTACCAGAGAAGCAATTGCTCTCGTCAACACAAAAGGCAGTGTTTTAACAACTTCTCACATTGCTCCACACTTAACCCACCGCCCTGTAGTAAAATTAACTCAGGCTCACGCGCCACCTGCAAATATCGCAGAGTTTGAGTACGTGTTGCTAAATCTAAGGTATCCTGGCTGGATGAGCGATCGAGCTTTTGTGCAAAACCTAGTAACTCAACTCGGCAACAATCCCCAATTTACACTCAAATATCAGCGGGATGACATTTATTTATTTGCCAAAAACCCTAAAAAATAAGTCATCATCTCTTCCTTCGCGCCTGAAAGCGCCTTCGCGGTTCGTAAAACAAACCTGATTCACAAATCAACTCGGGACTGACGCGCTGCTACTAAAGAAACCCAATTTTTTACTTTCTTGTTTGTTCCTTCTACTTAATCCTCAACTTTCAAAGCCCTTATTGCCAAGTTGAGATAAGTGCGGAGGATTTCGGAACCCGATCGGTTGGGGGAAATTTTGCAGCCACTGACTCAGCCATTGCACTACTCGCTGCACAATTCCTGCAAACTCAGGAGATTTTTTGCGGAGGGTGGGTGCGGGGAAATTGCCCTCAGATGCCAGAAACAGGAACAGCCCTGTGATATTCTATCTTATTGGTATCCCCTTTGGCGGATGGTTTTTTCAGGGCGGGCGATCGGGCAAATCTATTGGCTGCTCAAAAAACCGGGTCAGCCGCCAGTTTCCAGAACCGAGACGGATGCGTGAAAAATCACTAAAAAACCGACAACCTAAAACTAAATTTTTGTCAAGGTTTTGCTTGCTGTAACTAAACAGAAATATCAAGTGTTTAAAATCACATTCTGGGGTACAATTGTCAAAAGCTCGTAGCATCCTCAACTCCGATCCTAAACTATGAACACAACAGAAAAATCTAAACTCTCCAACGAAAAAACTTTGGAGGCGATGAAGAATTTCTCCGAAACCTACGCTAAGCGCACCGGAACTTACTTTTGTTCCGAACCTTCTGTCACGGCTGTTGTTATCGAAGGACTAGCAAAGCACAAAGACGAACTAGGCGCTCCCCTATGCCCTTGTCGCCATTACGAAGATAAAGAAGCCGAAGTCAAAGCCGCCTACTGGAACTGTCCTTGCATTCCCATGCGCGAGCGCAAAGAATGTCACTGTATGTTATTTCTGACACCAGATAACGATTTTGCTGGAACTAATCAGGAAATTGGTATGGATCAGATTCACGCTGTCAGAGAAACCATGTAATCGGTTAAGTAGGCGGTCGTAAAATTGGCAGCAGTTTTGAAAATAGGCCTGAAATTTTCCTATTTTTAAAACTTAGCTATTAACAAAACCGACCGCCACTCGACCAGGTATAGGATAGTTCACTTAAGTGAGGTATAATTTTAGATTTTAGATTTTAGATTTTAGATTTTAGATTGGGGGATTTATGAATTATTAATTCATTGTCAATACCTCATTTTTATGAAAAAGGCTATATCCAAAATTAAAAGTTCCCAATCTCAAATCAATGACAGAGGAAATGCCGATCGAGTTTTGGCAAGGTATCGAACAGTTTAACAGCCAAGATTTTTACGCTTGTCACGATACTTTAGAGGCTTTGTGGATGGAAGCGGGCGAGCCGGAGAAAAGGTTTTATCAGGGAATATTGCAAATTGCCGTGGCGCTTTATCACTTAAGCAATCAAAACTGGCGCGGTGCAGTAATCTTGCTGGGAGAAGGTATAAATCGGCTCAGCTATTATCAGCCGAGTTATGCCGGAATTGCTGTAGAAGATTTGCTCGGACAAAGCGCTAAACTTTTGAGCGCTTTGCAACAAGCTGGCCCGGAAGCAGTAACTAATTTTCTACCATTGTTCGCAGGTACGGAAGTTGCAGGCTTGCAATTACCATACATTATCAAAGTAGAACAGGTTTCAATATCATAAAGATTACATGATCAAATTATTGCACGGGCTTTATTTGATTATTTTTTGGGTCGTAAGGAATGCCAGTTTTTGTTGGCTAAAAGTCGTGCCAGAGAGGACTAAAGTCCTTACTACGAACCTTGAGGACTAAAGTCCTTACTACGAACCTTGAGGACTAAAGTCCTTACTACAAACCTTGAGGACTGAAGTCCTTACTACGAACCTTGAGGACTAAAGTCCTTACTACAAACCTTGAGGACTGAAGTCCTTACTACGAACCTTGAGGAGTAAAGTCCTTACTACGAACCTTGAGGACTGAAGTCCTTACTACGAACCTTGAGGACTGAAGTCCTTACTACGAACCTTGAGGACTGAAGTCCTTACTACGAACCTTGAGGACTGAAGTCCTTACTACGAACCTTGAGGACTGAAGTCCTTACTAAAAACTGTAAATCATCCAAACACGTAGTGAAAATGGCTATTGTCTTGCTAGGATAATTGGTTGACGCTCTCCGGCAGCTCGATCGACCTCACGAGACTTTTTCACTGCCGTTAAGATATAATACCTAACCGATCGGGTGTGGTGGAGCTAATCTCCCTAGAGAAAAATCAGGGGTGAGATAATGCCCTTCAGCAATTTCAAAAATTTTGAGGCTTGCCAAGCTATGATGCCCTCCGCTAAACTGCTCAACTCCCGCATATTTAAAGGATTATCGCTGCTGTTGCCGCTGACTCTGGCTGGCGCGATCGCCTCTCCTACCTACCCGCAAGCTGCCCCGCCCCGCACTCTCAGCGTGCGATCGGACGTTCAAGAAGCCGATTCCAAAACAGGTATCGTCACAGCCCGCGGCAACGTCCAAATCAACTATCCAGCCCGCCAAATCCAAGCCACCGCAGCTCAAGCTCAATACTTCAGCCGCGAGCGCCGGATCATTCTCAGTGGCGACGTGTACGTCTTGCAGCAGGGAAACAGCCTGCGCGGCGAAACCATCACATACTTGATTGACGAAGGGCGGTTTATTGCGCTCCCAGACAACCCAGGACAGGTAGAATCCGTCTATCTGGTGGCACCGGAACAAGATGCAGCAGCCCAAAACTCGATCGGGCCAAAACCGGGCCCAGTAAATCCAAATCCCGCTGTTAAACCGCCCGCACGTCCCCGAACAGCCCCCAAATAACAGCCCCCAATCGCAGCAAAATTTCGCATCGACAAAAACATCAATTGTTGCATATATACCTAAGACAATAATTTTTATTGCAATTATTGTGGAACCGGCATCCTGCCTGTTCCGAGCTCAAAGCTGAAAATCGCGACACTTGAAAACCCAAAATAGATGCGAAATTTCGTCTTTGAAAAAGTAGGAAGTGGGAAATTATAAAATATCAACTTGAAACGCGATCGCAGCAGCCCGCAATCGGAAATTTAACTGGCAAGTAAATCCACCTAATTAAAAGTAAAATAGCGATCGCTCACACGCTGGCTGTGCATTCCCTCTTGCTTCCTGATGATTAACGACTGATGACTAATGACTGCTGTTCGATCGCGGGGACAGCAAAACATCACTACCGACTACCGACTACTGACTACTGACTACTGCCCACTGCCCACTGTCAACTGTCAACTGTCAACTGTCAACTGACTTCTTCTTAAAAATTGCCTCGGCGAGCATGAAAATTGTACTCGAAAATATTCACAAATCCTACGGGAAACGTAATGTAGTCAGTCGCGTCAACCTTTCGGTAGCCCAAGGAGAAATCGTAGGACTCCTCGGCCCCAACGGTGCCGGCAAAACCACAACATTTTACATAGCAACCGGATTAGAAAAACCCAATCAAGGGACTGTTTGGCTCAACGATTTAGACATTACTAAATTGCCCATGCACAAACGAGCGGAATTGGGAATAGGCTATCTCGCTCAAGAAGCCAGCATTTTTCGCAACATGAGCGTGCGCGACAACATTTTGTTAGTCCTAGAACAAACTCAAGTGCCGCGCTGGGAATGGAAACAGCGAGTCGATTTTCTGTTGGAAGAATTTCGATTGCAAAAAATCGCATCCAGTTTGGGAATTCTAATTTCCGGGGGAGAAAGGCGGCGGACTGAGCTAGCGAGAGCTTTAGCGGCTGGGCGAGATGGGCCGATGTTCCTATTTTTAGACGAACCATTCGCAGGTGTCGATCCGATCGCCGTTGACGAAATTCAGACGATAATTGCCAAACTGCGCGATCGTCAAATCGGCATCCTGATCACCGATCACAACGTCCGAGAAACCCTCGAAATTACCGATCGAGCCTACATCATGCGAGACGGTCAAATTTTAGCCTCCGGGGCTGAAGAAGAACTCTACAGCAACCCTTTAGTGCGCCAGTATTACTTAGGCGACAACTTCGTGCGATAGTTTTTTCACAGCAGAAAGCAGAATTTGAGAATTTAAAATTTAAATTTTACAGGGCTGAGGCACGAGACCAAAGAAACCGGGTTTTTTATCGAATCTGCGGGCTCCGACGCGTCTTTTCCTAAAAAACCCGGTTTCTAACCACCGCTGCGTAAATCCTATTTTAGATTGAGGAGCAAACCGCAAAAACGGCAAAGTATGAAAATAGCAATCTCCAAATCTTTCAATCCCTTCAACTGGCTACCGAGAATTTCAGTAATGGACTGGTACATTACCAAAGAACTAATCGGCCCGTTTCTGTTTGGCGTCGGACTGTTTACCTCCGTCGCCGTCACCGTTGGAGCATTATTTGAATTAGTCCGCAGAGTAGCAGAATCAGGCCTGCCCTACGGCGCCGCGATGGAAATTTTTCTGCTGCAAATTCCATACTTTGTAGTATTGGCTTTCCCCATGTCAATGCTGCTAGCAACCTTAATGAGCTACAGCCGACTCTCCAGCGACAGCGAACTCATCGCCCTCCGCAGTTGCGGAGTTAGCGTTTACCGCTTGATCGTGCCGGCAGTAATTATGAGTTTAATTGTTGCGGGTTTGACCTTTGGCTTGCAAGAATTAGTCGTACCCGCCGCCAGCTACAGAGCAACTTTAACTTTAGACAGAGCGCTTAAACGAGAAAAACCGACTTTTCAAGATCGCAATATTATCTACACAGAATTTCGCAAACCCGAAAAAGGCGGTGAAGAAATTCTGTCCCGCTTTTTTTATGCAGAACAGTTTGATGGCCAGCAAATGAAAGGTTTAACAATTATCGATCGCTCCGCCCCTGGTCTCAATCAAATCGTTTCTTCGGAATCAGCTACTTGGAATGCCTCAGAAAACACCTGGGATTTTTTCAACGGCACCGCTTATATAGTAGCTCCAGACGGCTCTTACCGCAATATAGTTAGATTTCAACACCAGCAGTTGCAACTCCCCCGCACGCCCTTAGATTTAGCTGCCAGAGTGCGAGACTTCAAGGAAATGAACATTGCCCAAGCTTTAGAGCGTTTGGAAATCATTAAAAACAGCGGCGACGCACCGCAAATTCGCAAACTGCGGGTGCGAATTCAAGAAAAATATGCTTTTCCTTTCGTGTGCTTGGTATTTGGTTTAGTGGGAGCTGCTTTGGGAACTCAACCGCGCCGCTCCGGGAAAGGAACGAGTTTTGGTATTAGCGTGGTGGTGATTTTCACTTACTATGTATTTTCTTTCATCACCAGTTCGATGGGCGTGAAAGCTGTTTTGACACCGATTTTGTCGGCTTGGCTGCCGATCGCCTTTGGTTTAGGAATCGGGGGATTGTTGTTAGGACGAGCAGCCTCTAGATAAGTTATGGTCTTTCTCAAAAACCTTAGGTACAGGTTTTGATTTTCCATTTTTCGATTTGAGATTTGGGGATTGGGGGATTGATTGGTCAATACCTCCTTCCATCCTCTACGGATTACCAAAAGTATTGATTTCGCCACCGCCGAGATAGCGTCCCGGAGTTAGGGAGCGAGGGCTAGAAACAGGTTCCGGTTGAATTTGCTGGGTCTGATTATTTGTGTTTTGAGGCACAACCCCAAAGTTAGGCTGACTGGGCAAGTTAAGCTGGTTCGGTTGAGTTTGTTGGAATTGAGCATTGGCTGAATTGGGAGAGAATTGGGGATTAATCATCTTGTTTTCCCCGATCGCGCTGGGAAAAGCGGATTGACGGACATTCGGCACTACGGGTATTGGCCCGGGTGTGGTGACTGGAAGCGCCACAGGTTGAAATTGCGGTGCTAAGCCGGAGCCGGATAAATTAGTTTGGTAGGGATTTTTTGGCACAGCCACAGCCGCAGGTGCAGTATTAATTTCCGGGAGGCTGGGTACTCCGGAGTTTAACCCGGCAAATGATTCAGGGGCTGTAGCTGCCGGGTTTAAGAATTGTTGAGATTCGTTGATAATTGTATTGGTCTGAACTGGAAGTTGCCCAAGTGCTGCCGGAACATTCACAGGATTTTCTCTCCCTTGAGCTGTAGCGGTGGTTGGCAGCACATTTGCCGGATTTGCTGGAGGATCGGCCCCAGCCGATCGATCGAGCAATTTAGCCGATGAAGCCGTTTTTTGACTTGAAGCCGCGGTTGTCGAAGTGCTACCAGCGACGTATTTTTTCATAGCTGTTTGCAGCGGGCTCAAAGGCAGAGGATTGTCGTTTTGTTTCCCGGAACTAGCGCCCGATGCCTGCGGTAAACTTGCTGTCGGTGTACTCCCCGACTCGGCGATCGTTTTGTTTCCCGAAATCGAGCCGCTGTCGCTAGGTGGACTCAAATCTTCTGTCGCGTTTAAACTTGGGAAGCTGGAATTTGGCAGGCTATTGTTGAGTGTCCCAACCGCAGAATTTTG includes the following:
- a CDS encoding DUF2079 domain-containing protein, giving the protein MLDVKQKPIHPVVWMVGAATLILFAASSARHALFHSTAYDLAIFDQAIYLISQNQTPFSSLMAINILGDHAAFIFYPLALLYKIYPDVHWLLFVQAFALALGAWPSWSLARQAGLSEPRAIAIAAMYLLYPAVFNVNLFDFHPEVIALPAILAAILAARLDKILWFCAAVILILSCKAVLSLTVVMMGVWLFLFEKTRRCGLIAIFFGAAWFLIATQAIVPYFNQGKQHAGVGRYQYLGNSVLEIAINLIIKPHLVAGRLISADTLGYLILLFLPAIWWLSPRHLSPLIGALPMLLMNILSDIEAQRDLIHQYSVPIFPFLLIAVISTIADRQKRGSIFWKNVGKYLWNHRNSMRQIWQRVSKRISLKSVKHIWSHRLLIRRTWKGGKLLFANSLLAKLLILWSLLTFLVLAKYGYLWTTYLGYLDTWQATRQAINLVQTKGNVLTDNSLAPHLAHRSTIKLLHQVANGQSLNEFEYVLLNLRHPWHDTADTAASVAAQLKQSPLFKISYQQDDVWLFEKL
- a CDS encoding DUF2079 domain-containing protein translates to MNKLNHFTELKYQPTIWKIALFALIFFLCSSARHALLESNAFELGIYDQVAYLISQGQTPFSSFLEIHHMGNHAAGVMYPVALLYKIYPHVHWLLLVQAVALTSGALPVWSLALQAGLNNSISRAIALMYLLYPLVFNVNLFDFHPEVIALPALLAAILAARLNQTLWFCAAIILVLSCKAVLSLTVAAMGLWLLCFDKKRNCGLIALFLGAGWFLLATQAVIPYFNQGREHAGIGRYGYLGHSVLEIAVNLILKPHLILGRVFSGDTFEYIGLLLLPVIWWISPRHLTPLISAVPMLTMNILSDIPAQRDLIHQYSIPILPFLLVAVIASLADRNQHKTSAIFEKLPIPDYQLPKVIVIWSLIGFLALAKYGYFWTIYLDSLDTLPATREAIALVNTKGSVLTTSHIAPHLTHRPVVKLTQAHAPPANIAEFEYVLLNLRYPGWMSDRAFVQNLVTQLGNNPQFTLKYQRDDIYLFAKNPKK
- a CDS encoding ferredoxin-thioredoxin reductase catalytic domain-containing protein — translated: MNTTEKSKLSNEKTLEAMKNFSETYAKRTGTYFCSEPSVTAVVIEGLAKHKDELGAPLCPCRHYEDKEAEVKAAYWNCPCIPMRERKECHCMLFLTPDNDFAGTNQEIGMDQIHAVRETM
- a CDS encoding DUF309 domain-containing protein; the encoded protein is MTEEMPIEFWQGIEQFNSQDFYACHDTLEALWMEAGEPEKRFYQGILQIAVALYHLSNQNWRGAVILLGEGINRLSYYQPSYAGIAVEDLLGQSAKLLSALQQAGPEAVTNFLPLFAGTEVAGLQLPYIIKVEQVSIS
- a CDS encoding LptA/OstA family protein, whose amino-acid sequence is MMPSAKLLNSRIFKGLSLLLPLTLAGAIASPTYPQAAPPRTLSVRSDVQEADSKTGIVTARGNVQINYPARQIQATAAQAQYFSRERRIILSGDVYVLQQGNSLRGETITYLIDEGRFIALPDNPGQVESVYLVAPEQDAAAQNSIGPKPGPVNPNPAVKPPARPRTAPK
- the lptB gene encoding LPS export ABC transporter ATP-binding protein is translated as MKIVLENIHKSYGKRNVVSRVNLSVAQGEIVGLLGPNGAGKTTTFYIATGLEKPNQGTVWLNDLDITKLPMHKRAELGIGYLAQEASIFRNMSVRDNILLVLEQTQVPRWEWKQRVDFLLEEFRLQKIASSLGILISGGERRRTELARALAAGRDGPMFLFLDEPFAGVDPIAVDEIQTIIAKLRDRQIGILITDHNVRETLEITDRAYIMRDGQILASGAEEELYSNPLVRQYYLGDNFVR
- a CDS encoding LptF/LptG family permease, with the protein product MKIAISKSFNPFNWLPRISVMDWYITKELIGPFLFGVGLFTSVAVTVGALFELVRRVAESGLPYGAAMEIFLLQIPYFVVLAFPMSMLLATLMSYSRLSSDSELIALRSCGVSVYRLIVPAVIMSLIVAGLTFGLQELVVPAASYRATLTLDRALKREKPTFQDRNIIYTEFRKPEKGGEEILSRFFYAEQFDGQQMKGLTIIDRSAPGLNQIVSSESATWNASENTWDFFNGTAYIVAPDGSYRNIVRFQHQQLQLPRTPLDLAARVRDFKEMNIAQALERLEIIKNSGDAPQIRKLRVRIQEKYAFPFVCLVFGLVGAALGTQPRRSGKGTSFGISVVVIFTYYVFSFITSSMGVKAVLTPILSAWLPIAFGLGIGGLLLGRAASR